The Oxyura jamaicensis isolate SHBP4307 breed ruddy duck chromosome Z unlocalized genomic scaffold, BPBGC_Ojam_1.0 oxyZ_random_OJ45168, whole genome shotgun sequence genome has a window encoding:
- the LOC118158664 gene encoding cyclin-dependent kinase 4 inhibitor B-like, producing APSPQVMMLGSPRVAELLLQRGADPNRPDPRTGCLPAHDAARAGFLDTLAALHRAGARLDLPDGRGRLPLDVAAGGPHGPVGRFLRRPPGDPQEGDTGR from the coding sequence GCTCCCTCCCCGCAGGTGATGATGCTGGGCAGCCCGCGGGTggccgagctgctgctgcagcgcgGCGCCGACCCCAACCGCCCCGACCCGCGCACCGGCTGCCTCCCCGCGCACGACGCGGCCCGCGCCGGCTTCCTGGACACGCTGGCGGCGCTGCACCGCGCCGGGGCGCGCCTCGACCTCCCCGACGGCCGCGGCCGCCTCCCGCTCGACGTAGCGGCGGGGGGACCCCACGGGCCTGTGGGGCGCTTCCTGCGACGGCCCCCGGGAGACCCCCAGGAGGGGGACACCGGGCGCTGA